A DNA window from Desulfurobacterium indicum contains the following coding sequences:
- a CDS encoding helicase HerA domain-containing protein: MKTLKSDEIYSCVESIVKEAKESVKISSAWLKGSIVDKLLSNLPDSVELEVILRASELQDLLITDDYVFRKVEEKDGQVYLNNRLHAKFILVDEEKAVVGSANFTGAGFSNYDSGNIEAAVYYDINDDEKEVKELVSYFEQIKSDSAKFDENLLGFAINPVKSRSFEFILIEPELKEQSYVEVRRSEGTILAKIVTIYSYDMGFFANPFSAGESPVFGSVDTFKTLFTGRKGKEWKKAAVWSYLNENSDRVRVAVAEVLGIVKNGKLETNMEPFDVGEPVYLASSDTIRNLVKRTFSGRSMTYPVKVGTLEDSDQEVFIDGKEIITKHMLILGTTGSGKSHFTKIFLSRFLKDYPVQTFIFDPHGEYYDELSDSLSQEDIMHVVFEETLFPIHPDEVEWLVKEAGFSYLVSGNSGLARDNKACLSSLIKPSLKRTVFKDENLLDILSKLEDEVEEEIETSNGKPKKVKKRVSAGVEKEAVEIFGEEVLTTQVETYNQLISAVESSKKVVVFNFSRITDPVTRVNIAGLAMQELFNQNKEHKRERLIVLEEAHNFAPEGSYGDVSAGKDNLALTMARKIASEGRKFNLGLVVITQRPAQVSKYVLSQANTQAMFRTMNVSDLAAVETYVEFAGRDLINLLPSLQTGMGILSGLGVPFPVVVEVDG; encoded by the coding sequence ATGAAAACATTAAAAAGTGATGAGATATACTCTTGCGTGGAATCAATAGTTAAGGAAGCGAAGGAGAGTGTAAAAATTTCCTCTGCCTGGTTAAAGGGGAGTATCGTTGATAAGCTGCTTTCAAATCTTCCTGACAGTGTGGAACTTGAAGTTATACTAAGAGCCTCTGAACTTCAAGATCTTCTCATAACTGACGATTATGTATTCAGAAAGGTAGAAGAAAAGGATGGTCAGGTTTATTTAAACAACAGACTTCATGCAAAATTTATTCTTGTTGACGAGGAAAAAGCGGTTGTAGGTTCTGCAAACTTCACAGGCGCTGGCTTTTCAAACTATGATTCAGGCAATATAGAGGCTGCCGTTTACTATGATATTAACGATGATGAAAAAGAAGTAAAAGAGCTTGTTTCATACTTTGAACAGATAAAAAGTGATTCTGCAAAGTTTGACGAGAACCTTTTAGGTTTTGCGATAAATCCTGTTAAATCCCGCTCTTTTGAGTTTATTCTCATTGAACCTGAACTAAAAGAGCAGTCTTATGTTGAAGTTAGACGCAGTGAAGGCACAATCCTTGCCAAGATTGTGACAATTTACTCCTACGATATGGGATTTTTTGCCAATCCATTTTCTGCCGGTGAATCACCGGTTTTTGGTTCTGTTGATACGTTTAAAACCTTGTTTACAGGGAGGAAAGGAAAAGAATGGAAAAAGGCTGCCGTGTGGTCTTACCTTAACGAGAACAGCGACAGGGTAAGAGTTGCCGTTGCAGAAGTTTTAGGAATTGTAAAAAATGGAAAGCTTGAGACGAACATGGAACCTTTTGATGTGGGAGAACCTGTTTACCTTGCATCTTCAGATACTATAAGAAACCTTGTAAAAAGGACTTTTTCAGGTAGAAGTATGACTTATCCCGTCAAAGTGGGAACATTAGAAGACAGTGACCAGGAAGTTTTTATTGACGGCAAAGAGATAATAACGAAACACATGCTAATTTTGGGCACAACAGGTTCAGGGAAAAGCCACTTCACAAAAATTTTCCTCTCACGGTTTTTAAAAGATTATCCCGTTCAAACCTTCATCTTTGATCCTCACGGCGAGTATTACGATGAACTTTCAGACTCCCTTTCTCAGGAAGACATTATGCATGTTGTTTTTGAAGAAACCCTATTTCCCATCCACCCTGATGAGGTGGAATGGCTTGTGAAAGAGGCAGGATTTTCTTACCTTGTAAGCGGTAATTCCGGACTTGCAAGAGACAATAAAGCCTGCCTTTCAAGTCTTATAAAGCCATCCCTTAAAAGAACTGTATTTAAAGATGAAAATCTTTTGGACATTCTTTCAAAACTGGAAGATGAGGTAGAGGAAGAAATAGAAACCTCAAACGGAAAGCCGAAAAAGGTTAAAAAGCGTGTTTCTGCAGGTGTTGAGAAAGAGGCGGTAGAGATTTTTGGAGAGGAAGTTTTAACCACTCAGGTAGAAACTTACAATCAGCTTATTTCAGCCGTTGAAAGCTCTAAAAAAGTTGTTGTTTTCAACTTTTCCCGCATAACCGATCCCGTTACGAGGGTAAATATTGCAGGCCTTGCCATGCAGGAGCTCTTCAATCAGAACAAAGAACATAAGAGAGAAAGACTTATAGTCCTTGAAGAAGCTCACAACTTTGCACCTGAAGGAAGCTACGGCGACGTTTCAGCAGGAAAAGACAACCTTGCCCTTACCATGGCAAGAAAAATAGCGTCAGAAGGAAGAAAATTTAACCTTGGGCTTGTTGTAATCACTCAGAGGCCTGCGCAGGTCAGCAAGTATGTTCTATCACAGGCAAACACTCAAGCAATGTTTAGAACAATGAACGTTTCAGACCTTGCCGCCGTTGAAACCTATGTAGAATTTGCCGGAAGAGATTTGATAAACCTTCTGCCCTCCCTTCAAACCGGAATGGGAATCCTGAGCGGTTTAGGTGTGCCTTTTCCGGTAGTGGTGGAGGTGGACGGTTGA